TGAAAAAAGAACGCAACAGTATGTCGCTCCAAAAATATCGCTAGTGGTATTGGCGATGGAGGAAGGTATAGCTGCAGGTTCTGCGGTTGCTGTTCCGAACGACTCGAACGGACAAGTGATGCAAGAGTGGGAAGTAGAAAACATTGACAAAACAATTTTGTGGTAATATCTGAGCATAAAAATCCTGTTATTCTCTCTTCCTAAAACAACGATTAACGACATAGGATTTTAATGGCCACGATCAAACTTGCCCTAGTTTGTTGTGGCCATTTTTTTTCAAGCACTATCAAGAATTTTCACCATTTTGCTGTTTTGACCATCTCTTCGTGGTCGGTTCTGACCTCCGTCGACAGCTTCCCGAATCATACCCCATATATACCCTAATCAAAGCCCTTCCAGAACGGGTTTGATTGGGTTATACATTGGTTTTGAAAGGGCTTTGAAAGGGAAGTGGACAGAAGTAGGTCAGGCTGGTATAGGAGCCAGTATTTCGAAAGATAAAATGCAGGTAAAAACCTATCATCAATTGACCGATAGGAAAGCCATTAAAATAAAACACCCGCAAAGGCATTGATAAAGCCTCAGCGGGTGTTTTTTATGAACGTGTCTATTTTCAAAAGTCATCAAGCAACGGATGCCTGTTCTTTTTTCAATAGATGTGGCTAAGTGTTATTTTCAATCGATGCGCAGTTGCTCGATGTTTCCATTGCTCCCTGCCAGATAAATATGTTTTCCTGATTTAGACTTTGCAACTACATTGAAACTTGCTTCCGATATATTTCGCCAGCTTTGTCCGCAGTCGGTAGATAGATCTGTTCCGGATGTGCCGGTTGCTACTAGGACATTTTCGTTTATATATTTTACACTAGAGCGATAACCAGCAACTGGACTGGAAGGCTTCGTCCATGAGCGTCCAGCATTCGTAGTCAACAAGATATTGTTTCTATTGTCCTTATCCATACTGTAGTTGCCACCTACCAGCACTCCTGTATTCTGATCCCAGAAGTCTAGCGAGAAAACGCCGGTTGTCGCGTCGCCAGACCATATCGGAACGTCGACCACATCCAGGCTGTTTTCTTTTTCATTGCGTTTGTAAAATGAACTGTATCTTCCGCCAGAGGCGAGATACACTAAGTTGGGAAAGACTTGAATTCCTGAACCACTTGCGGCAAAGCCAGCTTCGCCTTCTTCCGCTAACAAAAAAATATGATTGCTAACGTCTTTCCATGTTTTCCCTTTGTTTGTGGACTTTAATAGCTGAAAAGATCCATCGATAGGGTCGCCATATATAAATCCGGTCTTGCCGTTAAAATCCATGCCATCTAAGAAAATCTCAGCGCGGTCGTCTCTATACACTTCTTTCCAAGTCTTTCCGCCATCCGTAGTTCGTAATACGACTGCCGGACTGCCTGCACTGACAATGATGGCTTCCTTAGCTGAAAAAACTTCAATATCTCGAAAGTCCATATTTTCATAACCTTTCGGATTCAACCAAGACCATGTCTTACCGGCGTCGGTGGATTTGCCAACGGTGCCTTTGCTGCCACTTACCCATACTACATTTTCCTTATAGGTTTCCAGGCCTCTAAAACTCGAAGGAATGTCTTTGACGAGATTATGGAAATGTTGTGCCTGAGCGCTTAGGAGGCTAGTTGCAAAAAGTGCAGTAAAAAGAAGCTTTTTCATCATCAGCTTAAGTTAGTTCTTCCATTAATTTATCGAATGCTGCTTGCAATTTGCTGAGTTGGTCCTCTAAAGATTCAACGCGTTCTTCCAAGGCTGCAATCTTACTGGTCGTGGCGGGCGAGTCGCTTGTGCTGGATGTATCTTCAAAAGTTGCTTCGTCAAATGGACTGAATAAATGTACATAGCGTGCTTCCTTTTGTCCCGGACGTTTTGATAATTGCTGGATATATTTAGGCTCTTCTTCAGCAAGTTTATTCAATAGCTCTTGAACATCTTCCAATGATTCAAAATCATAAAGCCTGCCTGAATTGCTGTTAATCTCTCCACCCGTCAATGGACCGCGTAAAAAGAGTAAACATAAAACAGCAACTTCCTGTGGCAGTAAT
The DNA window shown above is from Sphingobacterium hotanense and carries:
- a CDS encoding YCF48-related protein, with amino-acid sequence MMKKLLFTALFATSLLSAQAQHFHNLVKDIPSSFRGLETYKENVVWVSGSKGTVGKSTDAGKTWSWLNPKGYENMDFRDIEVFSAKEAIIVSAGSPAVVLRTTDGGKTWKEVYRDDRAEIFLDGMDFNGKTGFIYGDPIDGSFQLLKSTNKGKTWKDVSNHIFLLAEEGEAGFAASGSGIQVFPNLVYLASGGRYSSFYKRNEKENSLDVVDVPIWSGDATTGVFSLDFWDQNTGVLVGGNYSMDKDNRNNILLTTNAGRSWTKPSSPVAGYRSSVKYINENVLVATGTSGTDLSTDCGQSWRNISEASFNVVAKSKSGKHIYLAGSNGNIEQLRID
- a CDS encoding YceH family protein translates to MEEIKQIPELTAEEIRVLGSLMEKSKTTPEYYPMTLNALQTACNQKTSRKPVVQYDESTVISALDSLKRKGLISTVVGGGSRVTKYKHNLAIQFPLLPQEVAVLCLLFLRGPLTGGEINSNSGRLYDFESLEDVQELLNKLAEEEPKYIQQLSKRPGQKEARYVHLFSPFDEATFEDTSSTSDSPATTSKIAALEERVESLEDQLSKLQAAFDKLMEELT